From the Paracholeplasma morum genome, one window contains:
- a CDS encoding class I SAM-dependent methyltransferase has protein sequence MEKTMNLIKDKESGLLYKEETLHLNEQDEYVRYRSHNNGLDNPDYMAYQKRIYDEFISRFLIGDNHLDFGCGEFAAMKKITEKNLAVYDKYFHNDPIVLMKQYDTIWLIEVVEHFKDPYEEFERLFKMLNHQGRLIIQTEFIPKENLDNWWYLRDKTHYTFYDDQSFKVISKKIGFEVIFSNHINQIVLEKKENFKR, from the coding sequence ATGGAAAAAACGATGAATTTAATTAAGGATAAAGAATCGGGCTTACTCTATAAAGAAGAGACACTTCATTTAAATGAACAGGATGAATACGTTCGTTACCGAAGCCATAATAATGGTTTGGACAATCCCGATTATATGGCCTATCAAAAGCGAATTTATGATGAGTTTATCAGTAGATTTCTCATCGGTGATAATCATTTAGATTTTGGCTGTGGAGAGTTTGCAGCTATGAAAAAAATAACTGAAAAGAACTTAGCAGTTTACGATAAGTATTTTCATAATGATCCTATAGTATTGATGAAACAGTATGATACCATCTGGTTAATCGAAGTTGTCGAACACTTTAAAGATCCCTATGAAGAGTTTGAGCGATTATTCAAGATGTTAAACCATCAAGGACGTTTGATCATTCAAACAGAATTTATCCCTAAGGAAAATCTTGATAATTGGTGGTACTTAAGGGATAAAACGCATTATACTTTTTATGATGATCAATCATTCAAAGTGATATCAAAGAAGATTGGGTTTGAGGTGATTTTTTCAAATCATATCAATCAAATTGTATTAGAAAAGAAAGAAAACTTTAAAAGATAA
- a CDS encoding alpha/beta hydrolase, giving the protein MKLNIETNIVKNEKMRVFIVHGIAEHLGRYDDFTSFLNKNGYSVVRFDLRGHGKSEGKRGYVKRYEDFLDDLDGVIREHKGIRNVLLGHSMGALITHLYMLRDNPIDYSITSAGPTYFIKDASFLRFTGYRYMGFIKIKNNLSFEKLSHVRKVEELYMSDPLVLKNYHINLIGEMFIRGVRYLNKHYENNQKPILMLHGTEDKIVPEAFSKRLFDKLTQKDKTYTRYEGMWHEILNETDHMKVYQDILAWLNARS; this is encoded by the coding sequence ATGAAACTCAACATAGAAACGAACATTGTCAAAAATGAAAAAATGCGTGTGTTCATCGTTCATGGTATTGCAGAACATTTAGGTAGATATGATGACTTTACATCATTTTTAAACAAGAATGGATACTCCGTCGTTAGATTTGATCTAAGAGGTCATGGTAAGAGCGAAGGCAAGCGTGGATATGTCAAACGCTATGAGGATTTTCTAGACGATTTGGACGGGGTAATAAGAGAACATAAAGGCATTAGAAATGTTTTGCTTGGACACTCCATGGGCGCCTTAATCACCCATCTATACATGCTTAGAGACAATCCGATTGATTATTCAATTACCTCTGCCGGACCAACTTATTTCATCAAGGATGCCTCCTTTTTAAGATTTACCGGTTATAGATACATGGGATTCATAAAAATCAAGAACAACCTTTCTTTTGAGAAATTGAGTCACGTTCGAAAGGTGGAAGAACTCTACATGAGTGATCCACTTGTTTTAAAAAACTATCACATCAACCTAATTGGCGAGATGTTCATTAGAGGCGTCAGATACCTCAATAAACACTACGAAAACAATCAAAAACCGATATTAATGTTGCATGGAACGGAAGATAAGATTGTCCCAGAGGCATTCTCTAAGCGTTTGTTTGATAAACTGACTCAAAAAGATAAAACCTATACTAGATATGAAGGAATGTGGCATGAAATCCTAAACGAAACAGACCATATGAAAGTGTATCAAGACATATTGGCATGGTTAAACGCACGTAGTTAA
- the rpmA gene encoding 50S ribosomal protein L27 has protein sequence MLQLNIQLFASKKGTGSSRNGRDSAAQRLGAKLSDGQFATAGSIIYRQRGTKVHPGNNVGRGGDDTLFAKVTGYVKYERLGRDKKQVSVYEG, from the coding sequence ATGTTACAATTAAACATACAGTTATTCGCATCGAAGAAAGGTACTGGGTCCTCACGAAATGGTCGTGACTCAGCTGCTCAACGTCTAGGCGCTAAACTATCAGATGGACAATTTGCTACTGCAGGTTCAATCATTTACCGTCAACGCGGAACAAAAGTACATCCTGGTAACAATGTTGGCCGTGGCGGAGACGACACTTTATTCGCTAAAGTTACTGGCTACGTCAAATATGAACGTCTTGGCAGAGACAAGAAGCAAGTTTCAGTCTATGAAGGGTAA
- the obgE gene encoding GTPase ObgE → MFKDEVKIKVKGGKGGDGIVAFRREKYVEFGGPAGGSGGDGGNVYFQAEEGMSTLLDLSFNRHMFAKDGTAGLNKSQHGKNAEHTIFKVPVGTVVYDDETGEMIGDLTIHGQTLLLAKGGKGGRGNEAFATHKNPAPEICEKGELGESKELRVELKILADVGLVGYPSVGKSTLISRVSKARPKIAEYHFTTLEPNLGLVYVGQNKSFVMADLPGLIEGASLGAGLGIQFLKHIERCRVIIHVVEMDGLVEKDPYEDFIKINKELESYNLDLLKRPMIIAASKMDLPNAWANLELFKEKIGNTYEIYPISAVTGEGLNELIYRSMELVETTPKFEVQAIHKNYIKQKEEDFFKINLGEDGVYELTGDGLYRLFAKTDFTKEENVKRFSRQLRSFGVDDALRQAGVKNGDTVRVFEFEFEFID, encoded by the coding sequence ATGTTTAAAGATGAAGTAAAAATTAAAGTTAAAGGTGGCAAAGGCGGAGATGGCATTGTTGCGTTTAGAAGAGAAAAATATGTAGAATTCGGAGGTCCTGCTGGCGGGTCTGGTGGAGACGGAGGAAACGTATATTTTCAAGCTGAAGAAGGCATGTCAACACTACTAGATTTGTCTTTTAATCGTCATATGTTTGCCAAAGATGGCACTGCTGGTTTAAACAAGTCTCAACATGGGAAAAATGCTGAACACACAATCTTCAAAGTGCCAGTAGGTACCGTTGTATATGATGATGAAACTGGTGAAATGATTGGGGATTTAACCATCCACGGTCAAACCTTATTACTTGCAAAAGGTGGCAAAGGTGGAAGAGGCAATGAAGCATTTGCTACTCACAAAAATCCAGCACCAGAAATATGTGAAAAAGGCGAACTTGGGGAGTCTAAAGAATTAAGAGTTGAACTTAAGATTCTTGCTGACGTTGGATTGGTTGGTTACCCATCTGTTGGAAAATCAACACTGATCAGCCGTGTTTCCAAGGCGAGACCTAAAATCGCTGAATACCATTTTACGACACTTGAACCTAACCTAGGCTTGGTTTATGTCGGACAAAACAAAAGCTTTGTAATGGCCGATTTACCTGGTTTAATCGAGGGTGCGTCACTTGGTGCGGGACTTGGAATTCAGTTCTTGAAACACATCGAAAGATGTCGTGTCATTATCCATGTTGTTGAAATGGATGGGCTAGTTGAAAAAGACCCATATGAAGACTTTATTAAGATCAATAAAGAACTTGAATCTTACAACTTAGATTTATTAAAACGCCCAATGATCATTGCTGCAAGTAAGATGGATTTACCTAATGCATGGGCAAATCTAGAATTGTTCAAAGAAAAAATAGGCAATACCTACGAAATATATCCAATTTCTGCAGTAACTGGCGAAGGTTTGAATGAACTCATTTACCGTTCAATGGAACTTGTAGAAACTACACCTAAATTTGAGGTTCAAGCCATCCACAAGAACTACATTAAGCAAAAAGAAGAAGATTTCTTCAAGATTAATTTAGGTGAAGATGGTGTCTATGAACTGACAGGTGATGGTTTATATCGCTTATTTGCTAAAACGGACTTCACTAAAGAAGAAAACGTCAAGAGATTCTCTAGACAACTTAGAAGTTTTGGTGTAGACGATGCCTTAAGACAAGCAGGCGTCAAGAATGGCGATACTGTAAGAGTCTTTGAATTTGAATTTGAATTTATTGATTAA
- the ruvA gene encoding Holliday junction branch migration protein RuvA, with protein MFSYITGTVVEINPTNIVLDNRGIGYLIITPNPYAYHLNDEVKIHIHHYVREDAETLYGFESKEARNLFIDLISVSGIGPKSGLSILAYGKPDDILFAIDQQDVKYLTKFPGIGPKSAQQIILDLRGKLEKKALKITNVTESEVKEALMALGYSQSELKKILPKIDDTLPIDQMIKQALMLLMK; from the coding sequence ATGTTTAGTTATATTACGGGTACAGTCGTCGAAATTAATCCAACAAATATCGTATTAGATAATCGAGGTATTGGCTATTTAATTATTACGCCAAACCCTTATGCATACCATTTAAACGATGAAGTGAAAATACACATTCATCACTATGTTAGGGAAGATGCTGAAACGCTTTATGGATTTGAATCAAAAGAAGCTAGAAACTTGTTTATTGACTTAATTAGCGTCTCAGGGATAGGTCCAAAGAGTGGGTTGTCCATACTTGCTTATGGTAAACCAGATGATATCCTTTTTGCCATCGATCAACAAGACGTTAAGTATTTAACTAAGTTTCCTGGGATAGGTCCGAAGAGTGCACAACAAATCATCCTTGATTTACGTGGAAAACTGGAGAAAAAAGCGCTAAAGATCACAAACGTGACGGAATCTGAAGTCAAAGAAGCGCTAATGGCTTTAGGATACTCACAGTCTGAACTTAAGAAGATTCTTCCTAAGATTGATGATACTCTACCAATCGATCAAATGATTAAGCAAGCTTTAATGTTATTAATGAAATAG
- a CDS encoding ribosomal-processing cysteine protease Prp, whose amino-acid sequence MIKYHVSKDKTITEIKVSGHANYAKHGEDIVCAAVSTATILTYNALERMGFKEQLNISVKEGFFHLKVLKPNESITHLLENLEDTLSQLELQYPKYIKNQKEG is encoded by the coding sequence ATGATTAAATATCATGTGAGTAAGGACAAAACGATTACTGAGATTAAAGTCAGTGGCCATGCAAATTATGCAAAACATGGTGAAGACATCGTTTGTGCCGCAGTATCCACAGCTACCATTCTCACCTACAATGCGTTAGAAAGAATGGGCTTTAAAGAACAATTGAACATTTCGGTTAAGGAAGGATTCTTTCACTTGAAAGTCCTCAAACCAAATGAATCGATAACTCATCTACTAGAAAACCTAGAAGATACGTTATCACAACTCGAACTACAATATCCTAAATATATTAAAAATCAAAAGGAGGGATAA
- the ruvB gene encoding Holliday junction branch migration DNA helicase RuvB, with translation MKTDERLITSLAVKEDEDQSLRPQKLSEYIGQKDIKEMLDVYIKAALKRNETMDHILFYGPPGLGKTTLAQIVANEMGVNIKVTSGPAIERSGDLAAILTSLEPGDVLFIDEIHRLPRVVEEVLYSAMEDYVIDIVIGKDQQTRSIRIDLPPFTLVGATTRFGDLSAPLRDRFGVVLRLSFYTIDDLAKIIKRTSSVYKTSIFEDAVTELAKRSRGTPRIANRLFRRVRDFAEIIGDGDISREITNHALEKLGISSNGLDHTDKRYLSAIIDKFGGGPVGLESLAATIGEEITTVEDVYEPYLLQEGFIKRTARGRVALQKSYDALGKKYLKGLFE, from the coding sequence ATGAAGACAGATGAAAGACTGATAACCAGTCTTGCGGTTAAAGAGGATGAAGACCAGTCTCTAAGACCTCAAAAACTAAGTGAATATATTGGGCAAAAAGACATTAAAGAAATGTTAGATGTATACATCAAAGCTGCCCTAAAACGTAATGAAACTATGGACCATATTTTATTTTATGGGCCTCCTGGACTTGGGAAAACTACACTTGCACAAATCGTAGCCAATGAAATGGGTGTCAACATCAAAGTAACTTCAGGACCAGCCATTGAGAGAAGTGGTGATCTAGCCGCTATTTTGACATCTTTAGAACCAGGAGATGTACTCTTTATCGATGAAATCCATAGACTACCTAGAGTAGTCGAAGAGGTTTTATATTCAGCAATGGAAGATTATGTCATTGATATAGTGATTGGTAAAGATCAACAAACAAGGTCCATAAGAATTGATTTGCCACCATTTACTCTTGTTGGTGCAACCACTAGATTCGGGGACTTATCTGCACCATTGAGAGATCGCTTTGGTGTTGTTTTAAGACTATCGTTTTATACGATAGACGATTTAGCAAAAATCATCAAACGTACTTCAAGTGTATATAAAACAAGCATTTTTGAAGATGCTGTCACTGAACTGGCTAAGCGCTCGCGTGGAACGCCGCGTATCGCTAACCGTTTATTCAGACGTGTAAGGGATTTTGCTGAAATCATTGGAGATGGGGATATTTCTAGAGAAATTACGAATCACGCTCTAGAAAAACTTGGAATTTCCTCAAACGGACTTGATCATACGGATAAACGCTACCTATCAGCCATTATTGATAAATTTGGTGGGGGACCGGTAGGACTTGAATCGCTTGCGGCAACCATCGGTGAAGAAATCACCACCGTTGAAGATGTGTATGAACCCTATCTCTTGCAAGAAGGCTTTATCAAGAGAACTGCTAGAGGTAGAGTAGCTCTACAAAAAAGTTATGATGCACTAGGTAAAAAATACTTAAAAGGATTATTTGAATAA
- the rplU gene encoding 50S ribosomal protein L21, whose amino-acid sequence MYAVIKTGGKQLKVEVGQEIYVEKLDVEVDGVVTFNEVLLVGGESTVVGNPLVNGASVTAKVLKQGRAKKIIVFKYRPKKDYRRKQGHRQSYTKLLVESINA is encoded by the coding sequence ATGTACGCAGTGATTAAAACTGGTGGTAAACAACTTAAAGTTGAAGTCGGACAAGAAATCTACGTTGAAAAGCTAGATGTTGAAGTTGACGGAGTTGTTACTTTTAATGAAGTTTTACTCGTTGGTGGCGAATCTACAGTTGTAGGTAATCCACTAGTAAATGGCGCATCTGTTACAGCGAAAGTGTTAAAACAAGGTAGAGCGAAGAAGATTATTGTCTTCAAGTATAGACCTAAAAAAGACTACAGACGCAAACAAGGTCATAGACAAAGCTATACAAAATTACTTGTTGAATCAATCAACGCTTAA